The genomic region GGGTACACCTGGTAGATCACCGCGTCCTGCCACCAGCCGGTGCGGTGGCCCGGGGCGTCGTCGGACGTGCCGGTGGAGGGGGCAGCGAGGTGCTGGGTCATGTCGTCCCTGGGGTGTCTGGGGTGGGGGGCGGCGCCGGGACCGGGTCGGGGAGCCGGCGCCGCCGTGACAGGTGCGGTCGTACGGTCGTGCGGGACCGTCAGCCCTTGACGGCTCCGGCGGACATGCCGGTGACCAGGTGCTTCTGCGCGAAGAGGAAGACCAGGGCGGCCGGGATCGCGATGAGCACGGACGCCGCGGTCATCGGGCCCCACTGGGCGCCGTACTGGTTGACGAACTTCTGCAGTCCGCCGGCGAGGGTGAGGTTCTCGTCACCGACCATGAACGCGGAGGCGTACGCCACTTCGCCCCAGGCGGTGATGAAGGAGTAGAAGGCGGTCACGGCGAGGCCGGGCTTGGCGAGCGGCAGGATGAGCCGCCAGAACGTGCCGAACGGGGTGAGCCCGTCGACCTGTCCCGACTCGTCGATCTCGCGCGGGATCGTGTCGAAGAAGCCCTTCATCATCCAGGCGCAGAAGGGCACCGAGATGGTGAGGTAGGTGATGACGAGCCCGGCCGGCTGGTTGAGCAGGCCCATCGTCGACATGATGTTGTAGATCGGCACGATGAGGACGGCCACCGGGAACATCTGGGTGACCAGCAGGGTCCACATCAGCCCGCGCTTGCCGGGGAAGCGGAAGCGGCTGACGGCGTAGCCGGTGGTGGCGGAGACGAAGACACCGATGACGGTGGAGAGCCCCGCGACGATCACGGAGTTGGCGAACCAGCTCAGGAACTCGGTGTCCTTGATCAGGTTCGTGTAGTTCTCGAAGGTCGTCTCTTTGAAGAAGTCCGTGGTCGAGGCGAACTTCGCGGGCTTCAGCGAGGTCAGCAGGACCCACAGCACCGGGAAGACCGCGATCACCGACGTGACGATCAGGGTGAGGTGCAGGGCCAGGGAGGCGA from Streptomyces sp. QL37 harbors:
- a CDS encoding carbohydrate ABC transporter permease, producing MTTATATPARHSARKPRKRGDRSPVASLALHLTLIVTSVIAVFPVLWVLLTSLKPAKFASTTDFFKETTFENYTNLIKDTEFLSWFANSVIVAGLSTVIGVFVSATTGYAVSRFRFPGKRGLMWTLLVTQMFPVAVLIVPIYNIMSTMGLLNQPAGLVITYLTISVPFCAWMMKGFFDTIPREIDESGQVDGLTPFGTFWRLILPLAKPGLAVTAFYSFITAWGEVAYASAFMVGDENLTLAGGLQKFVNQYGAQWGPMTAASVLIAIPAALVFLFAQKHLVTGMSAGAVKG